One Halostagnicola kamekurae DNA segment encodes these proteins:
- a CDS encoding ABC transporter substrate-binding protein: protein MAADPTRVAETRGAEAESTTKSTSGVSRRGMLAGAAAGSAAGLAGCTRIFGDESAASGETLTVCVWSGNYAERFKESVVPMYEDEHDVTLQVETGWNNILANIRQSQGNPPYDVTVTDGNFYYRGRQGGLFESIRTENVPHLEEAIDYYSEFRPTEYGMPVDGAPCNIIYREDLDFEPSEWADLSSSAVENSRGIGIDTGFWWFPVHAAAIGMDDQEAAGELYDESLHDEVFDEIRNWNVQSWASSGQDIWQAFESGTIDVAQWYFEQTAYDIGDYDGLTHTLPEKTTGYLNHWCVTSGTDKRDRSEEFIDFLMRSDVQTEWSKSSPALFCNADMEYANDLGEQLPTSAEEAQNIAFPDWEQLMDYYDEFESEYASIRNA, encoded by the coding sequence ATGGCTGCAGACCCGACACGGGTTGCAGAGACGAGGGGAGCTGAGGCGGAATCAACAACCAAATCGACGAGTGGCGTCTCTCGTCGGGGGATGCTGGCCGGGGCCGCGGCCGGTTCGGCCGCGGGGTTGGCCGGCTGTACGCGGATCTTCGGCGACGAATCGGCGGCGTCCGGCGAGACGCTTACCGTCTGCGTCTGGAGTGGGAACTACGCAGAACGGTTCAAAGAGTCCGTCGTTCCGATGTACGAGGACGAACACGACGTGACGCTGCAGGTCGAAACCGGCTGGAACAATATCCTCGCGAACATCAGACAATCGCAGGGGAATCCGCCGTACGACGTCACCGTCACGGACGGTAACTTCTACTACCGCGGTCGCCAGGGGGGGCTCTTCGAATCGATCCGAACGGAAAACGTCCCGCACCTCGAGGAGGCCATCGATTACTACAGCGAGTTCCGCCCGACGGAATACGGCATGCCGGTCGACGGTGCGCCGTGTAACATCATCTACCGGGAGGACCTCGACTTCGAGCCGAGCGAGTGGGCCGACCTCTCCTCGAGCGCGGTCGAGAACAGCCGGGGAATCGGCATCGACACCGGCTTTTGGTGGTTCCCGGTCCACGCCGCCGCAATAGGCATGGACGATCAGGAGGCCGCTGGCGAACTCTATGACGAATCGCTCCACGACGAGGTCTTCGACGAGATCAGAAACTGGAACGTCCAGAGCTGGGCCAGCAGCGGACAGGACATCTGGCAGGCGTTCGAAAGCGGAACGATCGACGTCGCCCAGTGGTACTTCGAACAGACCGCCTACGACATCGGCGACTACGATGGGCTCACGCACACGCTGCCCGAGAAGACCACCGGCTACCTCAACCACTGGTGTGTGACCAGTGGGACCGACAAGCGAGACCGCAGCGAGGAGTTCATCGACTTCCTCATGCGGTCTGACGTCCAGACCGAGTGGTCGAAATCGAGCCCGGCGCTGTTCTGTAACGCCGACATGGAGTATGCGAACGATCTCGGCGAACAGCTGCCGACGAGCGCCGAAGAGGCACAGAACATTGCCTTCCCCGACTGGGAGCAGCTCATGGACTACTACGACGAATTCGAGTCCGAGTACGCGAGTATCCGAAACGCCTGA
- the bluB gene encoding 5,6-dimethylbenzimidazole synthase, which produces MVEFTDADREAVYKAIYTRRDIRRFRTDPIPDPVLERLVDAAHHAPSVGFSQPWDLLVIKSQETKRAVKSIADRAIAAAREGYEEPRRSEYAALKLEGILESPVNICVTCDPTRGAPHVLGRSSMKRTDVYSTCLAVQNLWLAARAEGVGVGWVSVLYPYELQELLGIPPHVKPVAYLCLGYPEDGFPDEPVLETEGWRERLDRETVVHEECWGPRSQNEDDREGTAVSRCSEGESPPGSE; this is translated from the coding sequence ATGGTCGAATTCACGGACGCCGACCGCGAGGCCGTCTACAAGGCGATCTACACTCGACGGGATATCCGACGGTTTCGGACGGATCCGATCCCGGACCCGGTTCTCGAGCGACTCGTCGACGCCGCCCACCACGCCCCGAGCGTCGGGTTCTCCCAGCCGTGGGATCTGCTCGTGATCAAATCGCAGGAGACCAAACGCGCGGTGAAATCGATCGCGGACCGCGCCATCGCGGCGGCCAGGGAGGGGTACGAGGAACCGCGCCGATCCGAGTACGCCGCCCTCAAACTCGAGGGAATCCTCGAGTCGCCGGTCAACATCTGCGTGACCTGCGATCCGACGCGCGGGGCGCCCCACGTGCTGGGTCGAAGTTCGATGAAGCGGACGGACGTCTACTCGACGTGTCTGGCCGTCCAGAACCTCTGGCTGGCCGCTCGAGCCGAAGGCGTCGGCGTGGGATGGGTGAGCGTGCTCTATCCGTACGAACTCCAGGAACTACTCGGGATCCCGCCACACGTAAAGCCGGTCGCCTATCTGTGTCTCGGCTATCCCGAGGATGGCTTCCCGGACGAGCCGGTGCTCGAGACGGAAGGGTGGCGCGAGCGACTCGATCGAGAGACGGTCGTTCACGAGGAGTGTTGGGGGCCGAGATCGCAGAACGAGGACGACCGCGAGGGAACCGCGGTATCGAGGTGCTCCGAGGGCGAGTCACCGCCCGGTAGCGAGTGA